Proteins encoded together in one Vicia villosa cultivar HV-30 ecotype Madison, WI unplaced genomic scaffold, Vvil1.0 ctg.000666F_1_1, whole genome shotgun sequence window:
- the LOC131630295 gene encoding uncharacterized protein LOC131630295, whose product MASTIMSFTPSTTRLFATTAAKGTGGSSSKEEKGILDWILGGMQKEDQLLETDPILKKVEEKSGGTTSNGRKNTVAVPQKKKGGGFGGLFAKN is encoded by the coding sequence ATGGCTTCAACAATCATGTCATTCACTCCATCAACCACTAGATTGTTTGCAACAACTGCAGCAAAAGGAACAGGAGGCAGTAGTAGCAAGGAAGAGAAAGGTATTCTGGATTGGATTCTTGGAGGAATGCAGAAGGAAGACCAGTTGCTAGAGACTGATCCTATTCTGAAGAAGGTGGAGGAGAAGAGTGGAGGAACCACTAGCAATGGTCGCAAGAACACTGTGGCTGTGCCACAAAAGAAAAAGGGTGGTGGCTTTGGAGGCTTGTTTGCCAAGAACTGA
- the LOC131630278 gene encoding uncharacterized protein LOC131630278, with amino-acid sequence MNVTNYFYEKTNMSWRRNIRKRAARNLHVKGCIVRIPWMSEFSPIEFLKGVAERVTKAICFSSTRRSTNRVLASMGRSKTIGVSADYFRSAAVEDCIEFFHIQSSFSRSNSLTVAPQEEFTHFSVRKFDS; translated from the coding sequence atGAATGTCACAAACTATTTCTATGAGAAAACAAACATGTCATGGAGAAGGAACATTAGGAAGAGAGCAGCTAGAAACTTGCATGTAAAAGGCTGTATAGTAAGGATTCCTTGGATGTCTGAATTTTCCCCTATTGAGTTTCTGAAGGGTGTTGCTGAAAGAGTAACAAAAGCTATTTGTTTTTCATCTACGAGAAGATCTACGAATCGAGTTTTGGCTTCCATGGGAAGATCAAAGACCATAGGTGTCTCAGCTGATTATTTTAGGTCAGCTGCTGTTGAGGATTGCATTGAGTTCTTCCACATCCAATCCTCCTTTTCTAGATCAAATTCTTTAACGGTTGCGCCTCAAGAAGAGTTTACGCATTTTTCTGTAAGAAAGTTTGATTCGTAG
- the LOC131630271 gene encoding phosphomethylpyrimidine synthase, chloroplastic-like — MASVHANVTSVVCKNGNHAAQSKFLNSTFLPRFDVVGRSSNAWKKEPVPSSMALVPRATLTFDPPATNADKTKQSKHTVDPASPDFLPLPSFEQCFPKSTKESREVVHEETGHVLKVPFRRVHLSGDESHFDNYDTSGPQNISPRIGLPKLRQEWIDRREKTAPPRFTQMYYAKQGIITEEMLYCATREKLDPEFVRSEVARGRAIIPSNKKHLELEPTIVGRNFLVKVNANIGNSAVISSIEEEVYKVQWATMWGADTVMDLSTGRHIHETREWILRNSPVPVGTVPIYQALEKVNGIAEDLSWEVFRETLIEQAEQGVDYFTIHAGVLLRYIPLTAKRMTGIVSRGGSIHAKWCLAYHKENFAYEHWDDILDICNQYDVALSIGDGLRPGSIYDANDTAQFAELLTQGELTRRAWEKDVQVMNEGPGHVPMHKIPENMQKQLEWCNEAPFYTLGPLTTDIAPGYDHITSAIGAANIGALGTALLCYVTPKEHLGLPNRDDVKAGVIAYKIAAHAADLAKQHPHAQEWDNALSKARFEFRWMDQFALSLDPMTAMSFHDETLPADGAKVAHFCSMCGPKFCSMKITEDVRKYAEKHGYGDVEEALKEGMNAMSAEFLAAKKTISGEQHGEAGGEIYLPESYISSKEGAI, encoded by the exons ATGGCGTCGGTGCATGCTAATGTGACATCAGTGGTTTGCAAGAACGGCAACCATGCTGCTCAATCGAAGTTCCTGAATTCTACATTCTTGCCTCGGTTCGACGTTGTTGGACGCTCTTCAAATGCCTGGAAGAAGGAACCAGTTCCATCTTCCATGGCTTTGGTGCCTAGAGCCACATTAACATTCGATCCTCCAGCTACTAACGCAGACAAAACCAAACAATCGAAGCATACGGTTGATCCTGCTTCTCCTGATTTTCTTCCGCTTCCTTCCTTTGAACAGTGCTTTCCTAAGAGCACAAAAGAATCCAG GGAAGTTGTGCATGAAGAAACTGGTCATGTGCTCAAAGTTCCATTTCGACGAGTTCACTTGTCTGGTGATGAATCTCACTTTGATAACTATGATACCAGTGGTCCTCAAAATATAAGTCCAAGGATAG GACTACCAAAATTGCGCCAAGAATGGATTGACAGGAGAGAAAAAACAGCTCCTCCAAGGTTCACTCAGATGTACTATGCTAAGCAGGGAATCATTACCGAGGAGATGCTTTACTGTGCCACTCGTGAGAAGCTCGACCCGGAGTTTGTAAGGTCAGAAGTTGCTCGTGGACGGGCTATCATTCCTTCCAACAAGAAGCACTTGGAGTTAGAGCCTACGATAGTCGGCAGAAACTTTTTGGTGAAAGTGAATGCCAACATTGGAAATTCTGCAGTTATAAGCTCTATAGAAGAGGAAGTGTACAAGGTTCAGTGGGCTACCATGTGGGGAGCCGATACAGTCATGGATCTCTCAACCGGTCGCCATATCCATGAAACTCGAGAGTGGATCTTACGTAACTCTCCCGTACCAGTTGGGACTGTACCTATTTATCAAGCACTTGAGAAAGTTAACGGAATTGCCGAAGATCTTAGCTGGGAGGTGTTTAGGGAAACCTTGATTGAACAAGCTGAACAAGGTGTTGATTACTTCACCATCCACGCAGGAGTGCTTCTTAGGTACATTCCTTTAACTGCAAAGCGCATGACGGGAATAGTTTCCAGAGGAGGATCGATTCATGCAAAGTGGTGCTTAGCTTATCACAAAGAGAATTTCGCTTATGAGCACTGGGATGACATACTCGACATCTGCAATCAGTATGATGTGGCTTTGTCCATCGGTGATGGATTAAGACCCGGATCCATTTATGATGCAAACGACACAGCTCAATTTGCCGAGCTTTTGACACAAGGTGAACTCACTCGTAGAGCATGGGAAAAGGATGTACAG GTGATGAATGAAGGACCTGGACATGTTCCAATGCACAAGATTCCTGAAAACATGCAAAAACAACTAGAATGGTGTAATGAAGCACCTTTCTACACTCTCGGTCCTTTAACAACCGATATTGCCCCTGGTTACGACCACATCACCTCTGCTATTGGTGCTGCAAATATCGGTGCACTTGGTACGGCTCTTCTCTGTTACGTGACCCCAAAAGAACATCTCGGGTTGCCAAATCGCGATGACGTGAAGGCTGGAGTTATAGCTTACAAGATAGCTGCTCATGCTGCCGATTTAGCCAAACAACATCCACATGCTCAAGAATGGGACAATGCATTAAGCAAGGCGAGATTTGAGTTCCGATGGATGGACCAGTTTGCTTTGTCTTTGGATCCAATGACAGCCATGTCCTTTCACGATGAAACGCTGCCAGCAGATGGTGCGAAGGTGGCTCATTTCTGCTCGATGTGTGGCCCTAAATTCTGCTCTATGAAGATTACCGAGGATGTTAGAAAGTATGCTGAGAAACACGGATATGGGGATGTTGAGGAAGCTTTGAAGGAGGGCATGAATGCTATGAGTGCTGAATTTCTAGCTGCGAAGAAAACTATCAGTGGAGAACAACACGGTGAAGCTGGTGGAGAGATTTACTTGCCAGAATCTTACATAAGTTCTAAGGAAGG ggctATATAA